From Paenibacillus sp. FSL H8-0537:
TCGTTTTGTTACGCAAGCTCAGGCAAGCCGTTAGAACAGGAGCTGGCGGTTGAGGATTGGATGGAAATTTTACAGAAGCTGTCTGCGAGCGGCGTTTCGGATATCACCTTAACGGGGGGAGAAGCAAGGCTGGCAAAAGGGTTTAAAAGAATTGTAACTACAGCCAGTACATTATTTACAAATGTACATTTATTTAGCAATGGTTTATATTGGAAAGATGATGAAATCGAGCTTATTAGCGCCCTTGGAAATATTTTTGTCCAAGTCAGTGTCGATGGTTCAGCACATATACATGACAAGCTGCGAGGGAAAAAAGGCGCTTACATAGAATCAATGAAGAACATAAAGCGATTAGCCGAAAGAGGGATACCTTGTCTAATAGCAATGACGGTTAATCCGCAAAATTATGAAGATATCAGTGTGGTTATTCAGGATGCTGTCGATGCTGGAGCTGCAGCCTTCAGAGCAGGTGTTACATTGCCAGTTGGCAGGGCTGACAATCATTATTTTGAACTGAGCAATGAGCAATACTTATACGTCGACGAAAAGTTGAAAGAGGCGGTAAGGAATTGGGGTGATCGGCTGCTCATTACCGATTGGGGTGATGAGGGGAATGATGGGTGTAATGACTTTTGCACGCCAGGCTATTTAGCTTGGTATATTCGGGCAGATGGAGAGGTCACGCCCTGTCAAATTGAGGGTGCAAGCATGGGTCATATTTTAAAAGACTCGCTTGATGATATCGGAACACCTGAAAGGCTGCTGCGTGCGCGGGAAAATGCTACGTCTTGCAAATGTATCGGCAAAGTAGAATTGCCTAAAGAAGCGGATTTGCCATTTGTTTAATCTATATAGAAATAGAAAGGACTGAAGGCAAGTATGGTAACGATCATCCTTTTCATTGCTGCGGCAATGATCGGACTTGTTTTGTTTATTAAAAATCGCCCACGTTCTTACCCGTCTATATTAATGCCTAAAGACCAAGCGATTGCAGTTGCAGCCGATTACTTACAATTGCTTTGTGGCTTGGATGTTTCAGGATGGCGCGCATATAGTATGTATTGGAATGATCGGGAAACGGTAAATCGCTTGCACCATTTAAATATGCTGGATCGGCTGCGGTCGGTTTTATATCAATGGGGACTGGTGGAATCATGGAGAATTCGCTTCGTGAAACAAGGCAGCTCGGTAGCAGTAGGTATAAATG
This genomic window contains:
- the skfB gene encoding sporulation killing factor system radical SAM maturase, with product MVNDVASVSYEPSYFLHLQPDGAMLVERNSMYYFRLSGAAAQLALLLAKTKSVEKTAKVWSNINGIPFSTDQLIHELNQHPLTESWMQGALGKLRLTGSTKSYLPISCTLQLTNGCNLFCSFCYASSGKPLEQELAVEDWMEILQKLSASGVSDITLTGGEARLAKGFKRIVTTASTLFTNVHLFSNGLYWKDDEIELISALGNIFVQVSVDGSAHIHDKLRGKKGAYIESMKNIKRLAERGIPCLIAMTVNPQNYEDISVVIQDAVDAGAAAFRAGVTLPVGRADNHYFELSNEQYLYVDEKLKEAVRNWGDRLLITDWGDEGNDGCNDFCTPGYLAWYIRADGEVTPCQIEGASMGHILKDSLDDIGTPERLLRARENATSCKCIGKVELPKEADLPFV